The Trichosurus vulpecula isolate mTriVul1 chromosome 3, mTriVul1.pri, whole genome shotgun sequence genome includes a window with the following:
- the PRSS55 gene encoding serine protease 55, with protein sequence MRAFISPGLKEDGSFAFQVLKTEAAPIVGGVDTSRFQAPWQVGIYFNNTFLCGGSILDKLWILTASHCFKNDNTAYLEMRILLEQSDSKLMEKRNVSKLIRHPNFNQLFMDHDIALMLLDSPIELNRQKIPICLTRKVLNVKECWVTGWGLTKPAKRMDFPLQKAKLEILNQEECFQRIYLLTDNMICAWDPEGQKDSCQGDSGGPLVCNQKNNENIWYQMGIVSWGEGCGQKGKPGVYTAVSNYLLWIVLRTREEGHPYIPSSSEHFFAPPQCLILSLYFSSLLLQKIFFLLTIT encoded by the exons ATGAGAGCATTCATTTCACCAGGTTTGAAAGAAGATGGGAGTTTTGCTTTCCAAG TCTTGAAAACTGAAGCTGCCCCGATCGTAGGGGGAGTTGACACTTCCCGTTTTCAAGCTCCATGGCAAGTGGGCATCTATTTCAATAACACATTTTTATGTGGAGGATCGATATTGGATAAGCTGTGGATTCTAACTGCTTCCCACTGCTTCAAGAATGACAA CACAGCCTATTTGGAAATGCGCATATTATTGGAGCAATCTGACAGCAAGTtaatggagaagagaaatgtGTCAAAGCTCATTCGTCATCCCAACTTCAATCAACTATTCATGGACCACGACATTGCTTTGATGTTGCTTGATTCTCCTATAGAACTTAACAGACAGAAAATACCCATCTGCCTGACAAGAAAAGTTCTCAATGTGAAAGAATGCTGGGTAACTGGATGGGGACTCACAA AACCTGCGAAGCGAATGGATTTCCCACTGCAAAAAGCCAAGCTTGAgatcctaaaccaggaagagtgctTTCAGAGAATTTATCTACTCACTGACAACATGATCTGTGCCTGGGATCCTGAAGGACAAAAAGATTCCTGCCAG gGTGACAGTGGGGGACCTTTGGTTTGCAACCAAAAGAATAATGAGAATATATGGTACCAAATGGGCATTGTCAGCTGGGGAGAAGGCTGTGGTCAAAAAGGGAAACCCGGTGTATACACAGCAGTCTCCAATTACTTGCTTTGGATTGTGTTAAGGACCCGTGAGGAAGGCCATCCCTACATCCCGTCATCTTCTGAACATTTTTTTGCTCCCCCACAATGTTTAATTTTGTCATTgtatttttcatctcttcttctgcAAAAGATCTTTTTTCTCCTCACAATTACATAA